Sequence from the Verrucomicrobiota bacterium genome:
GTACTGGGCTTGTAGCTCCTTGATTTTGGCGGAGACGCTCTCTGTGCTGGCAAGCTGCGGGTACGCGGCGGCCACCACGGCGTCCCGTTTGAGATCGTAGGTGTTGGTAATTTCCGGATGACGCGGGTAGGTGGCGAGGAACCAGAGGATAATGTTGATACCCAGAATGATGGTCCCCGCTTGCTGTAAAAAGATTTTTCCCCGTTCCCAAACGTGGTGCAGGAGAGCGCTGGGAACCGGTCGCTTATACGGTGGCAGTTCCAGGATCAACAGCGGCACGGCGCTTTTTAGAAACGTCTTTTTAAACAACCACGCCATGGCCAGCGCCATCAGCACCCCCAGCAGGTACATGGCCAGCATGGTCGCGCCTTGCAGTTTGATAAAACCAAGCAGCGTGGTGTCCGGGATGCACGCGGCAATCAGCACGGAATACACCGGCAGCCGCGCCGAGCAACTCATGAGCGGGGCGATCAGGATGGTGGCCAGCCGGTCTTTTTGATTCTCGATGGTGCGCGCCGCCATGATGCCGGGAATCGCACAGGCAAACGACGACAACATGGGGATGAAACTTTTACCATGCAGCCCCACTTTGCTCATGATGTGGTCCATAATGAACGCGGCGCGCGCCATATACCCGGTATCCTCCAGCAGGCTGATAAAGAGGAATAACATCAGAATTTGCGGCAGGAATACCACCACCGCGCCCACGCCGCTAATGACCCCGTTGACCAGTAGATCCGTCAACATGCCGGTGGGCAGCGTCAGTGCGACCCAGGCGGCCAGGTTGTGAATGCCCGTGTCAATCAGGTCCATCGGCAGTTTGGCAAACACGAAGATGCACTGGAACATTAAGGCCATGACGGCGATGAAGATGACCAGCCCCCACACCCTGTGCGTGATCACGCGGTCCAGCCGGTCGCTGAAGCTTTCCTGGTCGCTGCCGGGTTGTTCTGCGGTAGCCAGGTGGATTTGCGTGATCCGTTCATACCGGGCTTCGATCGTGGCACTCCGCCAGTCCACGCCGGTGGCTTCCAGCCGCTGCCGTGCCGTGGCCACCAATCCCGCCAACGGTTCGGCGTAGCGCCCTTCGCCGCCGCTGAAAGCCCGTTCATCCGCCAGCAGCATGAGCGCCTCGGCGGGTGGATGAATCGTGGTCGGGTTGGGCAATCGGCGCAAGGCCAGTGCCAGCGCGTTCACCTCCGTTTGGAATGCGGCTGGCAGGGTGCAAAACGATTTCGGGGCAGGGGGGGCAGGTGCGGATTTTGCGGCTTGCACCAGCGCTTTTTTCAACTCGGCGACCCCTTCGCCTTTGCTTGCCACCATGGGCAGCACCGGCACCCCCAAGGCATGGGATAGCTCGGGCACTTTGATCGTCTGACCATTGGATTTGGCTACATCCACCATGTTTAGCACCAGCAGGGTGGGGTACCCCAGCTCGATGACCTGCGTGGCGTAGTAGAGATTGCGCTCCAGATTCGAGGCGTCGCAAATCACCACTACCACCGTGGGGGCAGGCACTTCGGGCAAATGCTGTAACAGCACATCCCGCGACACCTGTTCATCCAACGATTTGGGACTGAGGCTGTACGTGCCGGGCAGGTCCAACACGTTTGCTTCAAAACCGGTGGGTGCGTCTTTGAGGCG
This genomic interval carries:
- the feoB gene encoding ferrous iron transport protein B; amino-acid sequence: MLHATDKPTPGGTPLPCIVLTGNPNCGKTTVFNALTGLRAKVGNYAGVTVERKEGRLKDAPTGFEANVLDLPGTYSLSPKSLDEQVSRDVLLQHLPEVPAPTVVVVICDASNLERNLYYATQVIELGYPTLLVLNMVDVAKSNGQTIKVPELSHALGVPVLPMVASKGEGVAELKKALVQAAKSAPAPPAPKSFCTLPAAFQTEVNALALALRRLPNPTTIHPPAEALMLLADERAFSGGEGRYAEPLAGLVATARQRLEATGVDWRSATIEARYERITQIHLATAEQPGSDQESFSDRLDRVITHRVWGLVIFIAVMALMFQCIFVFAKLPMDLIDTGIHNLAAWVALTLPTGMLTDLLVNGVISGVGAVVVFLPQILMLFLFISLLEDTGYMARAAFIMDHIMSKVGLHGKSFIPMLSSFACAIPGIMAARTIENQKDRLATILIAPLMSCSARLPVYSVLIAACIPDTTLLGFIKLQGATMLAMYLLGVLMALAMAWLFKKTFLKSAVPLLILELPPYKRPVPSALLHHVWERGKIFLQQAGTIILGINIILWFLATYPRHPEITNTYDLKRDAVVAAAYPQLASTESVSAKIKELQAQYKDGGPATNDPAYTVYTRLREVDNQKSGETMRLSFLGRLGRLIEPLIQPLGFDWKIGVGILSSFAAREVFVSTMSIVYNAGGSDAGLVTVMREQTHPDGTVVYTTLQGITLMVFYVLALQCASTVIIVRRETNSWKWPIFQWCYLGVLAWVMSFLVYQGGKLLGWG